Proteins co-encoded in one Arachis hypogaea cultivar Tifrunner chromosome 13, arahy.Tifrunner.gnm2.J5K5, whole genome shotgun sequence genomic window:
- the LOC112733278 gene encoding MICOS complex subunit MIC60, mitochondrial isoform X1 has protein sequence MLRRSLLEISSRQTLRRSPRYVANQQIPSHLSSQKKLSTASKPDPAPAPGSTGKPPESSGSPSKFLIGTVALGAAFLAAYQTGYLDKYLKIEQLGAHEEAQINDTNGDSQNVQPSVDQFISPHRETSNNENLVSEHAEQKVDNHFPQLENAKEDKGDKPIQEQDKSDIAVDVTAPTKENLWPEHPQGNLTSDDQSKASVVQSEGSFGIRSTDTVTAPRLEQGIQHTSTSTQTSTALDENGMTNIQPKQQEVEERRENALDKDREHQPGLLEEYHLRNGRNHTYGHFSVEKEALNGATKGLQGGYISEDGKLILDFIQAIHAAEKRQADLDSHVFNEEKKVLKEKYEKKLKEAAARELMLAEEAALLDKELKRERAKAVLAMKSLQEKMEEKLKTELEQKEVETEIKLNKAQELSKAELNAAIAKEKAAQIERMAEANININALCMAFYARSEEARQSHAAQHFALGALALEDALSKGLPIQTEIASLQSSLEDTDKDSILNLVLSSLPEETRNNGTETPLQLKQKFDSLKGTLRHFSFFPPGGGGILAHSLAHMASWLKVKEADQSGEGIESVINKVENYLAEGKLVEAAELLEESVRGTQAAEVVEGWVRQARNRAISEQAVVFLQSYANSISFT, from the exons ATGTTGCGGAG GTCGCTTTTGGAAATATCTTCTCGCCAAACGCTCAGAAGGAGCCCTAGATATGTTGCAAATCAG CAGATACCTTCACATCTATCATCACAAAAGAAATTATCAACTGCATCTAAACCAGATCCTGCCCCTGCTCCTGGCTCTACAGGCAAACCACCAGAGTCTAGTGGTTCTCCATCAAAGTTTCTCATTGGAACTGTTGCTTTAGGTGCTGCTTTTCTAGCAGCTTACCAAACTGGTTATTTAGATAAATATCTTAAAATAGAGCAGCTTGGTGCTCATGAGGAAGCTCAGATCAACGATACCAATGGAGACTCACAAAATGTACAACCTTCAGTGGACCAGTTCATTTCACCTCATAGGGAGACATCTAACAATGAAAATCTTGTGTCAGAGCATGCAGAGCAGAAGGTTGATAATCATTTTCCACAGCTAGAAAATGCGAAAGAAGATAAAGGTGATAAGCCAATTCAAGAGCAAGACAAATCCGATATAGCCGTAGATGTTACTGCTCCTACCAAAGAAAACCTGTGGCCTGAACATCCTCAAGGCAATCTAACATCTGATGATCAAAGTAAAGCATCTGTAGTGCAATCTGAAGGGAGTTTTGGCATAAGAAGCACAGATACTGTTACTGCCCCTAGATTGGAACAGGGAATACAACACACATCCACATCCACACAGACTAGTACAGCTCTGGATGAAAATGGGATGACAAACATTCAACCAAAACAACAAGAAGTGGAGGAGAGAAGAGAG AATGCATTGGATAAAGATAGGGAACATCAACCTGGTCTCCTTGAGGAATATCATTTAAGGAATGGAAGAAACCATACTTACGGCCATTTTTCTGTAGAAAAAGAG GCACTTAATGGTGCGACAAAGGGATTGCAAGGTGGATATATTTCTGAGGATGGGAAACTGATTCTTGATTTCATACAAGCCATTCATGCTGCGGAAAAAAGGCAGGCTGACTTAGATTCACATGTTTTTaatgaagagaagaaagtgttGAAG GAAAAATATGAAAAGAAGTTGAAAGAGGCAGCTGCCAGGGAACTTATGCTTGCTGAAGAGGCTGCATTGTTGGACAAG gagctaaaaagagaaagagcaaaaGCGGTCCTTGCTATGAAGTCACTTCAAGAAAAGATGGAGGAAAAACTGAAGACAGAACTTGAACAGAAG GAAGTTGAAACAGAAATCAAGCTGAATAAAGCTCAGGAATTGTCTAAGGCAGAGTTAAATGCAGCCATAGCAAAAGAGAAGGCAGCCCAAATTGAAAGAATGGCTGAAGCAAATATTAAT ATCAATGCCTTATGTATGGCATTTTATGCTCGATCTGAAGAAGCTCGTCAAAGTCATGCTGCTCAGCATTTTGCATTG GGAGCTCTTGCACTGGAAGATGCACTTTCCAAAGGATTGCCAATTCAGACAGAAATAGCATCGTTGCAGTCTTCTCTTGAAGACACGGATAAAGATTCAATTTTGAATTTAGTGCTATCATCCCTTCCAGAAGAGACTCGAAACAATGGCACAGAAACACCACTGCAGTTAAAGCAGAAG TTTGATTCCTTAAAAGGGACATTACGACACTTCAGCTTCTTCCCACCAGGAGGTGGTGGTATATTGGCCCATTCTTTGGCACATATGGCATCTTGGTTGAAG GTTAAGGAAGCTGACCAATCTGGCGAAGGGATTGAATCTGTGATTAATAAAGTTGAGAATTACTTGGCTGAAGGAAAACTTGTTGAAGCAGCCGAATTACTAGAAGAGAGTGTAAGAGGCACCCAAGCTGCAGAAGTTGTTGAAGGTTGGGTGAGGCAAGCAAGAAACAGGGCTATTTCTGAGCAAGCTGTTGTTTTCCTTCAATCCTATGCTAATTCTATTAGCTTTACATAG
- the LOC112733278 gene encoding MICOS complex subunit MIC60, mitochondrial isoform X2, whose translation MLRRSLLEISSRQTLRRSPRYVANQIPSHLSSQKKLSTASKPDPAPAPGSTGKPPESSGSPSKFLIGTVALGAAFLAAYQTGYLDKYLKIEQLGAHEEAQINDTNGDSQNVQPSVDQFISPHRETSNNENLVSEHAEQKVDNHFPQLENAKEDKGDKPIQEQDKSDIAVDVTAPTKENLWPEHPQGNLTSDDQSKASVVQSEGSFGIRSTDTVTAPRLEQGIQHTSTSTQTSTALDENGMTNIQPKQQEVEERRENALDKDREHQPGLLEEYHLRNGRNHTYGHFSVEKEALNGATKGLQGGYISEDGKLILDFIQAIHAAEKRQADLDSHVFNEEKKVLKEKYEKKLKEAAARELMLAEEAALLDKELKRERAKAVLAMKSLQEKMEEKLKTELEQKEVETEIKLNKAQELSKAELNAAIAKEKAAQIERMAEANININALCMAFYARSEEARQSHAAQHFALGALALEDALSKGLPIQTEIASLQSSLEDTDKDSILNLVLSSLPEETRNNGTETPLQLKQKFDSLKGTLRHFSFFPPGGGGILAHSLAHMASWLKVKEADQSGEGIESVINKVENYLAEGKLVEAAELLEESVRGTQAAEVVEGWVRQARNRAISEQAVVFLQSYANSISFT comes from the exons ATGTTGCGGAG GTCGCTTTTGGAAATATCTTCTCGCCAAACGCTCAGAAGGAGCCCTAGATATGTTGCAAATCAG ATACCTTCACATCTATCATCACAAAAGAAATTATCAACTGCATCTAAACCAGATCCTGCCCCTGCTCCTGGCTCTACAGGCAAACCACCAGAGTCTAGTGGTTCTCCATCAAAGTTTCTCATTGGAACTGTTGCTTTAGGTGCTGCTTTTCTAGCAGCTTACCAAACTGGTTATTTAGATAAATATCTTAAAATAGAGCAGCTTGGTGCTCATGAGGAAGCTCAGATCAACGATACCAATGGAGACTCACAAAATGTACAACCTTCAGTGGACCAGTTCATTTCACCTCATAGGGAGACATCTAACAATGAAAATCTTGTGTCAGAGCATGCAGAGCAGAAGGTTGATAATCATTTTCCACAGCTAGAAAATGCGAAAGAAGATAAAGGTGATAAGCCAATTCAAGAGCAAGACAAATCCGATATAGCCGTAGATGTTACTGCTCCTACCAAAGAAAACCTGTGGCCTGAACATCCTCAAGGCAATCTAACATCTGATGATCAAAGTAAAGCATCTGTAGTGCAATCTGAAGGGAGTTTTGGCATAAGAAGCACAGATACTGTTACTGCCCCTAGATTGGAACAGGGAATACAACACACATCCACATCCACACAGACTAGTACAGCTCTGGATGAAAATGGGATGACAAACATTCAACCAAAACAACAAGAAGTGGAGGAGAGAAGAGAG AATGCATTGGATAAAGATAGGGAACATCAACCTGGTCTCCTTGAGGAATATCATTTAAGGAATGGAAGAAACCATACTTACGGCCATTTTTCTGTAGAAAAAGAG GCACTTAATGGTGCGACAAAGGGATTGCAAGGTGGATATATTTCTGAGGATGGGAAACTGATTCTTGATTTCATACAAGCCATTCATGCTGCGGAAAAAAGGCAGGCTGACTTAGATTCACATGTTTTTaatgaagagaagaaagtgttGAAG GAAAAATATGAAAAGAAGTTGAAAGAGGCAGCTGCCAGGGAACTTATGCTTGCTGAAGAGGCTGCATTGTTGGACAAG gagctaaaaagagaaagagcaaaaGCGGTCCTTGCTATGAAGTCACTTCAAGAAAAGATGGAGGAAAAACTGAAGACAGAACTTGAACAGAAG GAAGTTGAAACAGAAATCAAGCTGAATAAAGCTCAGGAATTGTCTAAGGCAGAGTTAAATGCAGCCATAGCAAAAGAGAAGGCAGCCCAAATTGAAAGAATGGCTGAAGCAAATATTAAT ATCAATGCCTTATGTATGGCATTTTATGCTCGATCTGAAGAAGCTCGTCAAAGTCATGCTGCTCAGCATTTTGCATTG GGAGCTCTTGCACTGGAAGATGCACTTTCCAAAGGATTGCCAATTCAGACAGAAATAGCATCGTTGCAGTCTTCTCTTGAAGACACGGATAAAGATTCAATTTTGAATTTAGTGCTATCATCCCTTCCAGAAGAGACTCGAAACAATGGCACAGAAACACCACTGCAGTTAAAGCAGAAG TTTGATTCCTTAAAAGGGACATTACGACACTTCAGCTTCTTCCCACCAGGAGGTGGTGGTATATTGGCCCATTCTTTGGCACATATGGCATCTTGGTTGAAG GTTAAGGAAGCTGACCAATCTGGCGAAGGGATTGAATCTGTGATTAATAAAGTTGAGAATTACTTGGCTGAAGGAAAACTTGTTGAAGCAGCCGAATTACTAGAAGAGAGTGTAAGAGGCACCCAAGCTGCAGAAGTTGTTGAAGGTTGGGTGAGGCAAGCAAGAAACAGGGCTATTTCTGAGCAAGCTGTTGTTTTCCTTCAATCCTATGCTAATTCTATTAGCTTTACATAG
- the LOC112733279 gene encoding protein CELLULOSE SYNTHASE INTERACTIVE 1 codes for MERNGDGRVQDSEPPTPHSVLKMGLRDRTSSMEDPDGTLASVAQCIEQLRQSSSSAHEKEYSLRQLLELIEMRENAFSAVGSHSQAVPVLVSLLRSGSLNVKIQAATVLGSLCKENELRVKVLLGGCIPPLLGLLKSSSTEGQIAAAKTIYAVSQDGVKDHVGSKIFSTEGVVPVLWQQLQKGLKSANVVESLLTGALKNLASNTEGFWGATMQAGGVDILVKLLATGQPGTLANVCFLLASVMMEDASACSKVLSADVTKQLLKLLGPGNDDSVRAEAAGALKSLSSQCKEARREIANANGIPALINATIAPSKEFMQGECAQALQENAMCALANISGGLSFVISSLGQSLDSCTTPSQVADTLGALASALMIYDNKAESTRASDPSVVEQTLLKQFKPRLPFLVQERTIEALASLYGNPILSLKLANSGAKHLLVGLITMASNEVQDELTKALLTLCNGEASLWRAIQGREGIQLLISLLGLSSEQQQECAVALLCLLTNENDESKWAITAAGGIPPLVQILETGSAKAKEDSATILKNLCNHSEDIRACVESADAVPALLWLLKNGSPNGKDIAAKTLNHLIHKSDTTTISQLTALLTSDQPESKIYILDALRSMLSVAPLSDILREGSAPSDAFDTMIALLSSTKEETQAKSASALAGIFESRKDIRESSIAVKALSSALKLINVESESILMESSHCLASIFLSIKENRDVAAIARAALSRLVALANSSVLEVAEMATCAVANIILDSEIAEKAVTEEVILPATKVLREGTISGKAHAAAAIARLLHSRKVDSDVTDCVNRAGTVLALVSFLDSAISGSVATSEALEALAILSRSEESSTQNKSACAVLAEFPKSISPIVLSIVDSAPMLQDKAIEILSRLCKDLPIVLGDNVVTASGCISSIARRISSSTNVKVKIGGAALLISAAKANHQRLMEDLNSSNLCANLIQSLVDILISAEPSLGNQGDDKKELISICRSTQEEANGGESNTGTAIISGADLAIWLLSILACHDEKSRSIIMEAGAIDVLTDRISNCFSQYSQIDYKEDSSMWICALLLAILFQDRDIIRTHATIKSVPALASLLKSEELANKYFAAQAIASLVCNGSRGTLLSVANSGAAGGLISLLGSADTDIHDLLELSEEFLLVRYPDQVALERLFRVDDIRVGATSRKAMPALVDLLKPIPDRPGAPFLALGLLIHLGRDCPSNKLIMVEAGALEALTKYLSLSPQDATEEAATDLLGILFSTADIRKHESAFGAVAQLVAVLRLGGRAARLSAAKALESLFTADHIRNAEMARQAVQPLVEILSTGTEREQHAAIAALVRLLNENPSKALAVADVEMNAVDVLCRILSSDCSVELKGDAAELCCALFGNTRIRSTMASARCVEPLVSLLVTEFSPAQLSVVRALDRLVDDEQLAELVAAHGAVVPLVGLLYGRNYLLHEAISRALVKLGKDRPACKMEMVKAGVVESILSIVHEAPDYLCAAFAELLRILTNNATIAKGQSAAKVVEPLFMLLTRQEFMPEGLHSTLQVLVNILEHPQCRADHTLSSRQVIEPLIPLLDSPIPAVQQLAAELLSHLLVEEHLQKDPVTQQVIGPLIRVLSSGIHILQQRAVKALVSIALTWPNEIAKEGGVVEISKVILQADPSIPHALWESSASVLSCILQFSSEFYLEVPIAVLVRLLRSGSESTVIGALNALLVLESDDGTSAVAMAESGAIEALLELLRSHQCEETAARLLEVLLNNVKIRETKVTKSAIVPLSQYLLDPQTQAQQARLLATLALGDLFQNEGLARTADAVSACRALVNVLEEQPTEEMKVVAICALQNLVMYSRSNRRAVAEAGGVQVVLDLISSSEPDTSIQAAMFIKLLFSNNTIQEYASSETVRAITAAIEKDLWASGTVNEEYLKALNSLFSNFPRLRATEPATLSIPHLVTSLKTGSEACQEAALDALFLLRQAWSACPAEVSRAQSIAAADAIPFLQYLIQSGPPRFQEKAEFLLQCLPGTLVVIIKRGNNMKQSVGNPSVYCKLTLGNTPPRQTKVVSTGPNPEWDESFSWSFESPPKGQKLHISCKNKSKVGKSKFGKVTIQIDRVVMLGAVAGEYALLPQSKSGPPRNLEIEFQWSNKPIVNAAEAAAAAAE; via the exons ATG GAACGAAATGGTGACGGAAGGGTTCAAGATTCAGAGCCCCCAACTCCACATTCTGTTCTAAAGATGGGATTGAG GGATCGAACCAGCAGCATGGAGGATCCAGATGGAACATTAGCCAGCGTTGCCCAGTGCATTGAACAACTGCGCCAGAGCTCATCTTCTGCGCACGAGAAAGAGTATTCCTTAAGGCAGTTATTGGAGCTTATAGAGATGCGAGAAAATGCTTTTAGTGCTGTTGGATCTCACTCTCAAGCAGTTCCAGTACTTGTTTCCCTTCTTCGGTCGGGTTCATTGAATGTAAAGATACAGGCAGCAACTGTCCTGGGCTCCCTTTGTAAAGAAAATGAGCTGAGGGTGAAAGTCTTGCTTGGAGGATGCATTCCTCCGTTGCTTGGTCTTCTAAAATCTAGTTCCACAGAAGGGCAAATTGCTGCTGCCAAGACTATTTATGCTGTCTCTCAAGATGGTGTGAAAGATCATGTTGGTTCGAAAATATTTTCAACTGAAGGTGTTGTACCAGTGCTCTGGCAGCAGCTGCAGAAGGGCTTGAAATCAGCAAATGTAGTCGAAAGTTTATTGACTGGAGCATTGAAAAATCTCGCCAGCAATACCGAGGGATTCTGGGGTGCAACCATGCAAGCTGGAGGAGTGGACATATTAGTCAAGTTACTGGCAACAGGACAGCCTGGCACCTTAGCTAATGTGTGCTTTTTGCTTGCTTCTGTTATGATGGAGGATGCATCTGCATGCTCAAAGGTGTTATCAGCAGACGTGACAAAACAACTCCTCAAACTATTAGGCCCTGGTAATGATGACTCTGTCAGGGCTGAAGCAGCTGGTGCTCTTAAGTCTCTATCTTCCCAGTGCAAAGAAGCAAGAAGAGAGATAGCAAATGCTAATGGTATTCCTGCATTAATCAATGCAACAATAGCTCCTTCCAAAGAGTTCATGCAAGGTGAGTGCGCTCAAGCATTACAGGAGAATGCAATGTGTGCTCTAGCAAACATATCTGGTGGTTTGTCTTTTGTCATATCTAGTCTTGGTCAAAGCCTTGACTCATGCACCACACCTAGCCAGGTTGCTGACACATTAGGAGCATTAGCTTCAGCTCTCATGATATATGATAACAAGGCAGAATCTACTAGAGCATCAGATCCTTCAGTGGTTGAACAAACATTACTCAAACAGTTTAAACCTCGCTTGCCATTCCTTGTTCAGGAACGGACCATTGAAGCTCTTGCTAGTTTGTATGGAAATCCCATACTCTCGCTTAAACTTGCGAATTCTGGTGCAAAACATTTGCTTGTTGGTTTGATAACAATGGCTTCCAATGAAGTGCAAGATGAGCTCACAAAAGCTCTCTTGACCTTGTGCAATGGTGAAGCCAGTCTATGGCGTGCAATTCAAGGCCGTGAAGGAATTCAACTATTGATATCTCTTCTTGGGCTTTCATCAGAACAGCAGCAAGAATGTGCAGTTGCCTTGCTTTGCCTTCTAACTAATGAAAATGATGAAAGTAAATGGGCCATTACTGCTGCTGGCGGTATACCTCCACTTGTTCAAATTCTAGAGACAGGATCTGCAAAAGCAAAGGAAGACTCAGCAACCATCCTTAAGAACTTGTGCAACCACAGTGAAGACATACGAGCATGTGTCGAAAGTGCTGATGCTGTTCCTGCTTTGTTGTGGCTATTGAAGAATGGAAGCCCAAATGGGAAGGATATTGCAGCAAAGACATTAAATCATTTAATTCATAAATCTGATACTACGACTATCAGTCAGCTTACAGCATTATTGACTAGTGATCAGCCTGAATCTAAGATCTATATTCTGGATGCTTTGAGAAGTATGCTTTCTGTTGCGCCTCTTAGTGACATTCTACGTGAAGGTAGTGCTCCTAGTGATGCATTTGATACCATGATAGCATTACTGAGCTCTACCAAGGAAGAAACTCAGGCAAAGTCAGCATCAGCTCTGGCAGGAATTTTTGAATCAAGGAAAGACATTCGTGAAAGTAGCATTGCTGTTAAAGCTCTTAGTTCAGCCCTGAAATTGATTAATGTTGAATCTGAAAGTATCCTGATGGAGTCCTCACACTGCCTGGCTTCAATATTTCTATCCATCAAAGAAAACAGGGATGTAGCTGCTATTGCTAGAGCTGCATTATCCCGCTTAGTTGCACTCGCTAACTCTTCAGTTTTGGAAGTTGCAGAGATGGCAACATGTGCTGTGGCAAACATTATTTTGGATAGTGAAATTGCAGAAAAAGCTGTTACAGAAGAAGTTATCTTGCCTGCCACCAAAGTATTACGTGAAGGTACAATCTCTGGAAAAGCCCATGCAGCTGCAGCAATTGCTCGCCTCTTACATTCCCGGAAAGTTGATTCTGACGTAACCGATTGCGTAAATCGTGCTGGCACTGTTCTTGCATTAGTTTCTTTCTTAGATTCTGCTATTAGTGGATCTGTTGCCACATCAGAGGCTCTAGAAGCTCTTGCCATTCTGTCCAGGTCAGAAGAGTCCAGCACACAGAACAAATCGGCTTGTGCAGTTTTGGCTGAATTCCCAAAGAGCATAAGTCCAATAGTCTTATCTATTGTTGATTCAGCACCAATGTTGCAGGATAAAGCTATTGAGATATTGTCTCGATTATGCAAGGATCTACCTATTGTTTTAGGTGACAATGTTGTTACTGCATCTGGATGTATATCTTCAATAGCTAGGAGAATAAGTAGTTCCACAAATGTGAAGGTCAAAATTGGGGGAGCTGCACTTCTAATTTCTGCAGCAAAAGCAAATCATCAGAGACTTATGGAGGATCTCAATTCATCAAACTTGTGTGCTAATCTTATTCAATCTCTAGTTGATATTCTTATTTCTGCAGAGCCTTCTCTGGGTAATCAAGGTGATGACAAGAAGGAGCTAATCAGCATATGCAGGAGTACACAAGAAGAGGCCAATGGTGGTGAATCAAACACTGGCACGGCCATTATATCTGGTGCTGACTTAGCTATATGGTTATTATCTATTCTTGCTTGTCATGATGAAAAAAGTAGAAGTATCATAATGGAGGCTGGAGCAATTGATGTTCTAACTGACAGGATCTCAAATTGTTTCTCACAATATTCCCAG ATTGACTACAAAGAAGATAGCAGCATGTGGATTTGTGCTTTGTTGTTAGCAATATTATTTCAAGATAGAGATATCATACGCACACATGCAACCATAAAATCTGTACCAGCACTTGCCAGTTTATTGAAGTCAGAAGaattggcaaacaaatattttgcTGCACAAGCAATAGCTAGCCTTGTCTGTAACGGTAGCAGGGGAACGCTTCTGTCTGTAGCAAATTCTGGTGCAGCTGGTGGACTTATCTCCTTGCTTGGCAGTGCTGATACTGATATTCATGATCTTCTGGAATTGTCAGAAGAATTTTTGTTGGTGCGTTATCCTGATCAAGTTGCTCTTGAGAGGTTGTTTAGAGTTGATGATATAAGAGTTGGTGCCACTTCTCGGAAGGCAATGCCTGCCCTTGTTGATCTGCTCAAACCAATTCCAGATCGCCCAGGAGCCCCATTTTTAGCACTCGGGCTTTTGATTCATCTTGGTAGAGATTGCCCATCCAATAAGCTTATAATGGTAGAGGCTGGAGCCTTAGAAGCACTTACGAAGTATCTTTCACTAAGTCCACAAGATGCAACTGAAGAAGCTGCTACAGATCTACTAGGAATTCTGTTTAGCACTGCTGATATACGAAAACATGAGTCAGCATTCGGTGCTGTTGCTCAACTCGTTGCTGTCCTACGGCTAGGAGGAAGAGCTGCCAGGTTAAGTGCTGCAAAAGCCTTGGAAAGTTTATTCACTGCTGATCACATTAGAAATGCAGAGATGGCTCGACAAGCTGTTCAACCTTTGGTGGAGATTCTTAGTACTGGTACAGAGAGAGAGCAGCATGCTGCAATTGCTGCATTGGTTCGGTTACTGAATGAAAACCCATCAAAAGCACTTGCTGTTGCAGATGTTGAGATGAATGCAGTGGATGTTCTTTGCAGGATCCTTTCATCGGATTGTTCGGTGGAACTCAAGGGGGATGCTGCTGAATTATGTTGTGCACTTTTTGGAAACACAAGGATTCGATCCACAATGGCTTCTGCCCGCTGTGTCGAACCACTAGTCTCTCTCCTTGTAACTGAGTTTAGTCCTGCTCAGCTTTCAGTTGTTCGGGCATTGGATAGGCTTGTAGATGATGAGCAACTGGCTGAACTAGTTGCTGCACATGGTGCAGTTGTTCCTCTTGTCGGCCTACTGTATGGTCGGAACTATTTACTACATGAGGCCATTTCCAGAGCTCTAGTCAAGTTAGGAAAAGACAGGCCTGCTTGTAAAATGGAAATGGTGAAAGCTGGAGTGGTTGAAAGCATACTTAGCATCGTACACGAAGCACCTGATTATCTATGTGCAGCGTTTGCAGAATTGTTGCGTATATTGACCAATAATGCTACCATAGCTAAAGGACAATCTGCTGCCAAAGTGGTTGAACCCTTGTTTATGTTGCTGACAAGACAAGAATTTATGCCCGAAGGTCTGCATAGCACATTGCAGGTATTGGTTAATATCTTGGAACATCCACAGTGTCGTGCAGACCATACATTGAGTTCTCGCCAAGTTATTGAACCACTTATCCCCTTGCTCGATTCTCCAATACCAGCAGTGCAACAGCTGGCTGCTGAGCTTCTTTCGCATCTACTTGTAGAAGAACACCTTCAGAAGGATCCAGTGACACAGCAAGTAATTGGTCCCCTTATACGAGTTCTTAGTTCTGGTATACACATATTGCAGCAGAGAGCTGTAAAGGCTCTAGTTAGTATTGCTCTAACATGGCCAAATGAAATTGCCAAAGAGGGTGGCGTTGTTGAAATTTCCAAAGTAATATTGCAGGCCGATCCTTCCATTCCGCATGCCTTATGGGAGTCTTCTGCCTCAGTTTTGTCGTGTATTCTGCAATTTAGTTCTGAATTCTACTTGGAAGTGCCTATTGCTGTGTTGGTAAGGTTGCTGCGGTCTGGCTCAGAGAGCACAGTTATTGGTGCATTAAATGCTCTGCTGGTGTTGGAAAGTGATGATGGAACTAGTGCAGTAGCTATGGCTGAAAGTGGTGCCATAGAGGCACTCTTGGAGCTCCTAAGGTCTCATCAGTGTGAGGAAACTGCTGCTAGACTCTTAGAAGTATTGCTGAACAATGTAAAGATCCGAGAAACAAAAGTCACTAAATCAGCCATTGTACCATTATCCCAGTACCTTTTGGATCCACAAACTCAAGCACAACAGGCAAGGTTATTGGCAACTTTAGCTCTTGGGGATCTGTTTCAGAATGAAGGTCTTGCTCGAACAGCTGATGCAGTTTCTGCATGTCGTGCTTTAGTGAATGTTCTCGAAGAACAACCGACAGAAGAAATGAAAGTTGTGGCCATCTGTGCTTTGCAAAATCTTGTGATGTATAGTCGATCGAATAGGAGAGCTGTTGCAGAGGCTGGTGGTGTTCAGGTTGTATTGGATCTGATAAGTTCAAGTGAGCCAGATACATCCATTCAGGCTGCAATGTTCATTAAACTTCTCTTCTCAAATAATACAATTCAAGAGTATGCTTCCAGTGAAACAGTCAGAGCAATAACTG CTGCTATTGAAAAAGATTTATGGGCCTCTGGTACCGTGAATGAGGAGTACTTGAAAGCCTTAAATTCTCTCTTCAGCAACTTCCCACGACTGAGAGCAACTGAACCAGCAACACTTAGCATCCCCCATCTGGTTACATCCTTAAAGACAGGCTCAGAGGCTTGTCAGGAGGCTGCTTTGGATGCACTTTTTTTACTACGACAAGCTTGGTCGGCATGCCCTGCCGAAGTCTCAAGAGCTCAGTCAATTGCAGCTGCCGATGCTATTCCATTCCTGCAGTACTTGATCCAGTCCGGCCCACCTCGGTTTCAGGAGAAGGCAGAATTTCTGTTGCAGTGTTTGCCGGGGACATTGGTGGTGATCATCAAGCGTGGTAACAATATGAAGCAGTCCGTCGGAAACCCAAGTGTCTACTGTAAACTTACATTGGGAAACACCCCACCCAGGCAAACAAAG GTGGTGTCAACTGGCCCTAATCCAGAATGGGATGAGAGCTTTTCATGGTCCTTTGAGAGTCCTCCAAAAGGCCAGAAGCTTCACATTTCATGCAAAAACAAGAGCAAAGTGGGAAAG AGTAAATTTGGAAAAGTAACAATACAAATTGATCGTGTGGTAATGCTTGGAGCAGTAGCTGGAGAGTATGCTCTATTGCCTCAAAGTAAAAGTGGGCCCCCAAGGAATCTAGAAATAGAATTTCAGTGGTCTAACAAGCCCATTGTTAATGCTGCTGAAGCTGCTGCTGCAGCTGCTGAGTAA